The Cervus elaphus chromosome 20, mCerEla1.1, whole genome shotgun sequence genomic interval TGAATTGTCCAACATCTGGGCATTTTAAGAAAGAACCCTTAGATTCCCAAGGGTGTGGAGAGCTCTGCTGATGTTTGCCATCACAGTCTTATCTCAGAGACAAAACTGCTGAGAAACATAGGGTCTGTCTCTCATGGTCTGCAGGAGAGGCAGAAGTAGCTCCACTTTAGCCTGGTGAGGGATGGCCCCTGATCTTTCCCCAGACTGGCCTGGAGTTAGAACCATCACTGGGTCAGTTCCTGATAGCATCAGGGGCTTAAtgatttctgaaattaaaaatgagtaaaataggTGTGGAAAGTGCAAGATTAGATATGTGAGCCAGTGCAGGAATGGCCCAGCTCAAGACCATCCCTGTGGGAAGGGAGAGCATGTCCTGCAAAATAAGGACAGGGAGATGGAAGCCATCCTTACACTGAAGACTCTCAGCTCGGCAGGACCACTTGAGTCATTGATAGCCTACGGTGAACAATGTCAGAtccgtgatctccaaagaagaaggtttagcttcgggaccagggaccaggcttgatcactcaggaGTTTTTGCATAGCAGAGTTTTATGAAAGTAAGAAAAGGgccagagaaagcttctgacatagacatcagaagggggacagagagtgcccccctcactagtgtcagcaagggagttatatactttttaattagttattacaatgaaacaaaagaatgtctcaaggttgtaaagatcttactagacccactcccataatttatattttaagataacaggattagccagaaggttttcaggaaggaaaaactttcctcaagcaggatacattgctgttatataatccttactaaggaatgtagaagaagaaaaaataagtttgtccttccctcctccttgagaattccagacccctatctcctctttgagaaccccagacccctctctcctcctcaggggCCCTGGaattcttatcaacctgcctagcaattgactctctcattcccccacccttttcttttaggagaataaTGTTGCCAAGAGGCAgccttgtttattatttattattcacaAATCTTATTATGAGATAAGattattcataaatattattcataaaactagtctccatttatcatttgatttgttAATACACAAAATAAGAGTTTTGCATGGGCTGTTACAGGAAATTAATAGCCCCcgctcctttaaattctcaattatgggttttaacccttccttaacctttTAGTGGGTACTGCTTCTGATGTGGAAATAGGTGATGATCTTTGAGCTTGATAAAAACAGGaacagcattttgtgctcgacacacagtttttccatcagcccacactTTAGGATTTACATTTTATTCAACTAATGGGAGAGAAGGAGCAGGCTCCACATTTGTGAAAACAGAGGGCTGGaacttgctcagtatatccctctccagaaggggtgagggagactccaGCGCGAATGGAAACTCAGGAGAAAATAGTGCAGAGTCCCAGTTGCAGCTTAAAGGCTCactgaaataataacatttggCTTGTCCAGATAGTCCCATTACGGTAGTGGATCAGAAGAAAAGcaggccaggggcttcagtgagGACAGAGAAATTTGCCCCAGTGTCCAAAAGAAAACTGACTGATTGGCCctccacagttattaatacccagGGTTCCTCAAGTGATATTAGGATGGGGGTTTGTGTGGGGACCCCTGgacaccttcagtcctgattgtcctGACAGTCTGACCCCTGGGGCTTACACCTCAGAGGACAGTCtatcctccagtgtggtcccttgcagaccagACATGGAGCCAGGggtggcttagatgcctgagggcaatcctgcTTGAGATGCCCCTACTTTCCACAGTGATAACAAGTTCaccccttttcacctgggtccttCTGGGCCTTTTTCTCTTCAGGCTGATTCATAGCAGTTCTCACAGCCATCACTAGAGCCTGGGTCTTTTCTTTGGTTCTTTTCTGTTGtcatttttcctcatttctctaCTGTAATACACTGTCTGAGCCAGCTGCAACAGTTTTTCTAAAGATTGATTTGGTCTGAACGCCTGTTTTTGTAACTTACAGCAGATACCTGGAACCAACCGAGTGAGAAGTCTATCTTTTGAGATTATTCCTCCTCTGCAGTTTCAGGATCAACGTCAGCAAACTTGCAGAGAGCCTCCCAAAGTTATCTAGAAATTTACCAGGAGTTTCCTTCTCATCCTGTTCTATGTCAGCCAACTTAGCATAAAGTCTTAGTGTGTGTTGGCTTGAACAGCTCAAGATTATATCTGGCAAAGCAGTTCTGATCCCACCTTCTTTTAGCCATGTTACAGTCCCAGTCTGGCTCTGTCATGGGAACTGCTTGGCTCCCAGTAGGGAGGAGGGCTATTTCatgttccctctttccccttaTCTCACGTTCAAGCCATTGATCTCCAAAAGCAGCAGCTTCCCTCAGACCTCGAGCTCTCAAGTCAGGAGTCAGCATCCATCCCAAGACATGTATTATATCTCTCTAAGTAAGCTCATAAAGTAATGTTAGTCCCATAAAAACTTCTGTGTACTTTTTGGATCCCCTAAATAGTCATGGCCACAATTGGAACTGTTTGAATATCTACCTAGACTGAGGCAACCCCTCCTAGAAGGGTGCCCTGAGTCTCAGCCTGTTCAGTTGGGAACCCCAGATACAGGGGCAAAGTAAGAAGACTGGAGGGAAAGTTTCACATCCAAATCTGCACCCTTAGGACCCAACTCTGGCATATCTCGCAGAGAGATAAAGAACAACACATATGGTACTTCCActcattttctcttgttttctacagaactggTCTAGTTGTAAAACAGTATCGTAATTGAGAGGCCATTTAACCGGCCAGTGTTCCCTGTCTTCCAACAGATACTGTGCCCATTCGGTATCACAGACGAAGATCaggtgtgtctttttaaattctggggatcaaacttgtcccagtttttttttttttttttttttttttaatacattttaaaggagtGGTTTTGGAACtgctagctcccatctgtaagaaagaaaaaagtagcaTCCACAGCCATGGCTTCTTTCCATTGAAggcatccctccctgctctaaATGGGGGTATAGACAGACTTTCCACCGAAGCTTTCTTTTCCTGGTTGGACTTGGTCTGTCCCTTACCAACACAGGCGCCTTGCTTGTCCCTCCCGGTTCTTCACGGAGGAGTcagggtggagatgcaccaggtctcctgcatcaggagATGCATcaggtagacctgatggcatcccagatTGACTTCTAGCTCCTTACCACCAAGATCTTTGTTTGACTTGTCCTTTTCTCTGATGCCACCCAGAGTGTAACAGAGTAGCTGTCCCGGAATGTTTCCCAAGCTAGGACTACTACGGGAAGCATCAGTGTTCCATGAGCGCATTCACATTCCTGAGTACAACCCTGACCACAGTAGAAGCAGTGAGTCACAAAGGGATGAACAACGATCAAGATGTCCCGTCTGAGTATCACCATGCTAGTATATGTGATAGTGAAAGAGGTGGTGGAGGGTCGGCCAGCGAGGAAAAAGTGAACTTTGTCCTCAAGCTACTAGGGCCAATCCTTCCGGTTCATTTCCACAGATTCCACAAAAAGAATATCCAAGGAGTTGAGACAAAGGCCACcagagagcctcctctggtccactaacaGCACTAGCAAAGGAAGAAGCCCATTGCACTTCCAACCTGACCAGATCCTGCAGTTCCTGATCTGTGTCCTCAAAAACCTCATGGTCACCAGCAGCCCTTCTGTCCACATAGATTGGAGGCATAGCCGTGACAAAGACTCACTTTTAGGACTCTGGCCCCTGAGGCAGGCAGCCGAGAGAGTGACCTCTAACTTGAGAGATATTCCTGAAGCTAGAGTTCCACCTAGTTCCCAAACTTGCTGCTGGAACTAGGGTTCCACCTCGCTCCATGCATGCTCCTAGTAACTTTCTAGCAAGGCTAAGCACTTCCATACAGGGGCTCTTAGTAAAAGTACACAAAAACAGCatggatcacaagtcccttgaaagtttATGACCTGACAGATTATGTTAGTGGTTTTAATTCCCCAGTTacaaaatggtcaaagagaccaagAAAAGGTGACTGAGAAAGGAAAGTTTGGTCCCACGTGATTTGCCCATCTCTGGCCACTCCCTTTGCAGGGATGTTGGgtgtctcttggcattggcaggtcgataTAAACCCCCGACAAGGTTCCCCTTTCTGGGGCTTCCATCAGTCATTATGCAGCACTGTGAAACCACAGAGCAAGTCTCATCACTTGCTTCCTGCAGGGCgtgtcattcattcacaaaaGCACATGGAAGAGTTAGTAAAGCAGAAAACGTGCATAGTGAGAAAGAAGAGAGTCTAGAGCTCTGATCATTCCTACGTTGTCCTGAAGATCCTGGATGAGCCCCCAgaatgatagcttacagtgaacggTGTCAGATTCATGACttctgaagaagaagatttagctttggggcCAGGGACCAGCCTTGATtgctcaaaagcttttgcacagcagagttttattaaagtaagaaaatggacagagaaagcttctgacatagacatcacaCGGGGGATTGAGAGTGCCTCCCTCGCTGGTCTAAGAAAgagagttatatactttttatattggttattacaataaatcaaaagaatgtctcaagattgtaaagatcttactagactcactcccataatttacatgtttcagacAACAGGATCacccagaaggttttcaggaaggagaaactgtcctcaggcaggatataTTGTTGTCATAAAATCCTTACTAAGGAATGTAGGGGggaaaagtttgtcctttcctcctccttgagaattccagacccttaTCTCCtctttgagagccccagacccctctctcctcctcagagaccccagacttcttatcaatctgcctaggaattgactctttcACCATCTCATACCAAACACTAGGCGTCCTCCACAGAGGGAGTGCTCTAATCatactttgttgttgctgttcagtcactaagtcatgtccaactccttgtgactccgtggactgcagcacatcaggctttcttgtcctccactatctcctgggatttgctcaaacttatgtccattgagttggttatgccatccaaccatctcatcctctgttgcccccttctcctcctgccttcaacctttcccagcatcagagccttttccaatgagttggctctttgcatcaggtggcctaagtattggagcttcagcatcagtccttccaatgaatatttagggttgatttactttaggattgtctcgtttgatctccttgcagtccaagggactctcaagagtcttctccaactccacagttcaaaagtatcagttctttggtggctggccttttttatggtccatgTATACTTAGGAATTGGCGAATTAGAGGAAATGTTCATGTTTCAGGTCAGTTGGAGCTCGTCTGGAAGAAGAGTGGGTATCTAGCTGTCCCTTGGTCGGGGGCAGTGGGTCACTGAAGGGATCCTGTTCTCCAAAAGAATACAACCTTGTGACCTTGACCTGCAACTTCTCATTGCCTCCCACTTGCTCTCTGCTGTCTGCCACTTGTTGCCTAGCTGAGATCCATGTCACCCTATGGGAATGGAAACCTCTCAGTGATGCCTCTGCAGGAGTTCGTGCTGGATGGATTTGCGGGTGGCCCACAGACTCAGGCCCTGCTGTTTGCTCTGTTCCTGGCACTGTATGTGGTGGACGTCCTGGGGAACCTCACCATGATCGTGCTCATCACCCTGGATGCCCGTCTGCACTCCccaatgtacttcttcctcaagAACCTCTCCTTCCTGGACTTGTGCTACTCATCTGTCATCTACCCCAAGGCCCTGTTTGACTTAATGTCGTCAACCAAGGTCATCACCTTTGCAGGATGTGTCACCcagttcttcttcttctccaCCATGATCACCACTGAGGGATTCCTCTTggctgtgatggcctatgaccgcttcgTGGCCATCTGCAGCCCCCTGCGCTACCCCATCTCCATGCGCCCCTCGGTCTGTGCCCGTCTGATGCTGGGCTGTTACTGTGTGGGCTCCTTCAACTCCATCCTGCAGACCAGCTTCACATTCAGCCTCCCGTTCTGCAGCTCCAACCACATCGACCACTTCCACTGTGATATGCTCCCTCTGCTCAAGCTTGCCTGTGCTGACACTACCACCAATGAGCTGGTCATGTTTGTCATCTGTGGCCTCATCATTGTGGGCACCATACTTGTGATCCTCATCTCCTATGGCTACATCACAGTGACCATCCTGAAGATGCGCTCAGGAGGAGGGAGACACAAGCTCTTctccacctgtggctcccacatGACAGTTGTGTCTCTCTGTTATGGGACCCTTTTTGTCATATATGCCCAGCCAGGAgctgtgcagtccatggagcagGGCAAGGTGGTCTCTGTCTTCTACACCCTGGTCATCCCGATGCTCAACCCCCTCATCTACAGTCTGAGAAACAAGGAGGTGAAGGATGCCCTGTGGAGACTGGGGCAGAAACACACAGCCACGTGAAGGAGGGTGACTGGAGAGACTGGTTTTCCTGAGGGCAGGATAACAGGGCTTTGGAGGAGGCACTAGGTTTAGTTTGAGGAATTAATTCCTCAttcatttaatttattctttcatcctatattttatttaatccttcttGGAAGCATATCctggaaaaaaaaactgcaagtGTGAGATGCAAAATGAATAAGGCATTTACttgcaaacagaaaattaatatccTTAAAGGGTAAGACTCCAATCTCAAAGTCTGGGTAACAGAGTGGGCAGAGTGGTGAGCAGAGGGTCTCTGAAATAGCATATGTGTCCAAATTCAACATCCTTCACTGAAGACATGAAACTACACAAACTCTGATGCCTCctccttcacttcacttcactgaatCTATGTAGATATGTGCTCTGCATTCTCCCCTAGACCGCCCAGAAGTGGGGCATTGGTAGGCTCAGCCTTGCCCCTTCCTTGGTGATAACATGGGGGTCAATTATGGGAAGTTAGGAAGACCATGCTTCCCCTCAATCCTGCAGTGGGACTGTTCCTCCACCTCCCCCTTCTGTTCACTGATGCTACCACCCAGCAAGACAGCATGGAGCACCTGTGCTCCTGCGTTAGACGTTCCTAGTGCTCCCTGTCCTGGGTTTCTCCCCTTGGGAGCCCCAGGGATGCCCGACATCCATAGCTCCACTGATCCCTCACCACACCGCCTGACAGGTGACAGTGTCCTGGCAGGTTAAGACCACAGAACACAGTGCTTTGTTAGCACAGGTATCTCCGAATAAGGAGGAAGGTCCTGGTATCTATTGCAGAGGCAGGAGTTAGAGAGGAAGGCGCACTTTCTTGCAGAGAGCACAGCCCCCTGCTCTGTCCCACACTCCCCAGGGCTGCCTGGACCCTCAGTCCTGACTTGCCTGTTCAGAGATCCATCTTCATTGCTCCCTGGACTCAACACACAGCCTGGACTCAGAGCTCAATGGCCTCCTTGTCATAGCTCCCTAGAGTCACCCACTCCCATGGTCACTACCAGAAGGTGGTCCCCTGGACATTGTATGGTCTGTACCCTATATGGTCAGTGGGGATGTGCCCTGCCTCTCTGATCACACCTCTCCATCTCCCTGCTCTCCTGCTCAGGAGAACTGTGGGCGAGGGGCTAGAGCACCCAAGTCATCAGACTATTGATCACCATTACTGAATGGATAGATAATCCAAGGTCTCTTCTGGATTCTTGATCCCATTGTCTcatctttgggctccaaaattaatTCTAAGTCTTCCAGAGATCACTGTATTCCTCTCACATAATGCCTTCACTCTGAGGAGTGCCTACAATTTTCCATTCCCAAATGACATGCCTCCTTATCATCTCATGCTATTATATAATTCTATCTCCTactctctctttcttcatttcttttattctcctcatccttctcctcttttcctcatctttctcccttccttctttctctctctctcatctgttttatttttgtcatttcatgGAATATCTTCATTTAAAtttgtaaatgaaagaaaaagcacaATATGTTGTATGCAACTCTAGATTTCTCATCATTATGTCAATTTAATGGtacaaacagaaagaaatctgtggatcTTAGAAGATCATTAATGCTAAATTTGACTAAATAAGGAAAGCTTGTCTGATTTTAGATTGAGGAGAAATTCTCAAACAGTCTtagaaagaatgatttttaaaaccctACAGGTTGGCTTTACCCCTGGTTGATCTTTACAGTGAAGATCACTGTACAGTGTTAGAAGTGGTTTATTTGGCTTTTTATCCTGTTAATGCTTTGCAAGCTGctggtacacagtaggttcttAGTTCACACCTAACCTACTGCCTGATTACAATTTGAGTTCAGTGTTAACTAGTCATTGAACCCCAAAATATGCATGATGCATCTCTAGTTTTTTTTATTGCCCTTAAGTGGACAATAAACCCATTACATTTCAAGACCATACTGTAGTTTTGACGTTGATTCTATACTAACTTTTATAAGTTTCTACCTTTTTGTAATGCAAGGAAATAGCATTTTTTGTTGTAACTAATTTTGAGAGTGCAGTTCAGTAGTGTTTAGCATAGTCACCTTGTTGTATATCAGATCTCTGAACTTTTTGTATATCAGATCTCCAATATTGCAAACCTGAAACTCCATGCCCCTAAACAATAACTCCCTGTTTCCCCATTACCGCCACCactggcagccaccattctactttctgtctctacaaatGTGACTTCTTCAGATGCCCGAGATAAGTAAAAcctacagcatttgtctttttggGTTTggttgtttcacttagcatagtgtcctcAAGATTTAACCATTTTGCAGCATCTGACTggattttcatccttt includes:
- the LOC122677602 gene encoding olfactory receptor 12-like encodes the protein MSPYGNGNLSVMPLQEFVLDGFAGGPQTQALLFALFLALYVVDVLGNLTMIVLITLDARLHSPMYFFLKNLSFLDLCYSSVIYPKALFDLMSSTKVITFAGCVTQFFFFSTMITTEGFLLAVMAYDRFVAICSPLRYPISMRPSVCARLMLGCYCVGSFNSILQTSFTFSLPFCSSNHIDHFHCDMLPLLKLACADTTTNELVMFVICGLIIVGTILVILISYGYITVTILKMRSGGGRHKLFSTCGSHMTVVSLCYGTLFVIYAQPGAVQSMEQGKVVSVFYTLVIPMLNPLIYSLRNKEVKDALWRLGQKHTAT